From Methylocystis sp. ATCC 49242, one genomic window encodes:
- a CDS encoding class I SAM-dependent methyltransferase codes for MHGMPLPPEQLRERVAGAKDAQSFQESGSATLDEWTRALDSIGREFGDFETIVDFGCGCGRALRHLQARIKSTSQTLIGLDPDAEAIEWLNSNFSNIRGYTLNAMPPSPLAAGSADLVVSHSVFTHLPEDVQYAWLEELHRILKPGAIAITTIHGDHAFSVFEGDLVRGGQNELRNTLSNVMGSSGFLYIKGRTAAETPLPDYYGATFHDISYIKKNWSKYFSILAWFPKFALNLQDTLVLQRR; via the coding sequence ATGCATGGCATGCCGTTACCGCCTGAGCAGCTGCGTGAACGCGTTGCTGGCGCCAAAGACGCACAGAGTTTTCAGGAATCAGGCTCGGCCACTCTCGACGAGTGGACAAGGGCCCTCGACAGCATCGGAAGGGAGTTTGGCGACTTCGAAACAATCGTCGACTTTGGTTGCGGTTGCGGCAGGGCGCTGCGGCACCTCCAGGCAAGAATCAAATCCACTTCGCAGACGCTCATCGGCCTAGACCCCGACGCTGAGGCCATCGAATGGCTGAACAGTAATTTTTCCAACATCAGGGGCTATACGCTGAACGCTATGCCGCCATCGCCGCTCGCTGCGGGCAGCGCAGATCTCGTTGTCTCGCATAGCGTGTTCACACATCTACCGGAAGATGTGCAATATGCTTGGCTCGAGGAATTGCATCGCATTCTGAAGCCGGGGGCTATCGCCATAACGACAATTCACGGCGACCACGCATTCTCGGTATTTGAGGGCGACCTGGTCCGCGGCGGCCAGAACGAATTACGAAATACTCTTTCCAACGTCATGGGAAGTTCTGGATTCCTTTATATTAAGGGACGCACGGCTGCGGAGACGCCGTTGCCGGACTATTACGGAGCGACCTTCCACGACATCAGCTATATCAAAAAGAATTGGTCGAAGTATTTTTCAATTCTTGCCTGGTTTCCGAAATTTGCATTGAATCTTCAGGACACTCTAGTGCTACAGCGCCGGTAA
- a CDS encoding methyltransferase domain-containing protein, which translates to MIITEPSTFDNFFEKGYILANPDLAGHLARGGNATAHFREWGHKEGRRQVTRFFLENRSRLNREKYSRFSNVIDESREYSFIDEQSAFPICFGNKHFSLSEYASESAHPVYGPFAAEITSNPTGLYADIGAGFRDEVFDNCLYIEVYPSMTADMLVEADCLYPIKSGSLDGIGCFAVLEHVTSPWKVVEEMRRMLKPGGKVFIDWPFLQPVHGYPSHYFNATRQGLELMFSDGFEVEYCRTEGNQTPAFTMQWVVGKFLHDLPAEKSSTLRSMTLEQFASQSPTSPFWQSLLTGLPDAMISEFSCGNTLVATKR; encoded by the coding sequence ATGATCATTACCGAGCCTTCGACGTTCGATAATTTTTTCGAAAAGGGTTACATCCTCGCAAATCCGGATCTTGCCGGCCATCTGGCGCGTGGCGGCAACGCGACCGCTCACTTTCGTGAATGGGGCCACAAGGAGGGCAGACGCCAGGTCACGCGTTTCTTCCTCGAAAACCGCAGCCGCCTGAACCGCGAAAAGTATAGTCGCTTCTCGAATGTGATCGATGAGAGCCGTGAATACAGCTTTATCGACGAGCAGTCCGCATTCCCGATCTGTTTTGGTAACAAGCACTTTAGCCTCAGCGAATACGCTTCTGAATCAGCGCATCCTGTATACGGTCCCTTTGCGGCGGAGATTACGTCAAACCCGACCGGTCTCTATGCTGACATCGGAGCGGGCTTTCGAGACGAGGTTTTCGACAACTGTCTTTACATAGAGGTTTATCCGTCGATGACCGCCGACATGCTCGTCGAAGCGGACTGTCTTTATCCAATCAAATCCGGATCGCTCGACGGAATAGGTTGCTTTGCGGTGCTGGAGCACGTGACCAGTCCCTGGAAGGTTGTCGAGGAAATGCGTCGGATGCTGAAGCCTGGGGGCAAGGTCTTCATCGATTGGCCGTTTCTGCAGCCAGTTCATGGATATCCATCGCACTATTTCAATGCGACGCGGCAGGGGCTTGAGTTGATGTTTTCCGATGGGTTCGAGGTTGAATACTGCAGAACTGAAGGGAATCAGACGCCAGCCTTCACCATGCAATGGGTCGTAGGTAAGTTCCTGCATGACTTGCCTGCAGAAAAGAGCTCGACCCTGCGATCCATGACGCTTGAGCAATTTGCGTCCCAATCGCCCACGAGTCCGTTCTGGCAATCACTTCTGACCGGACTACCAGACGCGATGATTTCCGAATTCTCTTGCGGAAACACACTCGTTGCAACGAAAAGGTGA